The Molothrus ater isolate BHLD 08-10-18 breed brown headed cowbird chromosome 6, BPBGC_Mater_1.1, whole genome shotgun sequence genome segment GTGATATGCACAAATATACTGTTGAACAAAGTTTGGACAGCGAACAGTACACCTGAGTTCAGTCATACAAACTAACTTTTGTAAATAGGATTAGACGAATATATCCATGTCTCTAATATGAATCTAGATGTATTTTCTTACAAAACGCATTAATAGAAATATCCAGGCAAATACATACCATACAATAGCAAAAGCTTTAAGCCCCATTTAATAAGATGACTTTCTGATTAAAAATAGAAGGCAATTAAGATTTACTCAAAAGTACaattaagaaaagctttcacAGTGCAATATTCAAACTGTCACAAAGTTAAGAAAATACTGATATCAAAGTACAATCACAATGTTAAAGTAGACAAAACTACTATACAAGGGCATATCTTGTAAAATTAAAGGGAATGAACACAACACAGGGGACATCTCACGTCCCTGCTCTACACATCTCATTTCCTAGTCTTCAGAGTCATAATTGTGTCTTTCGGACAGCAGTAGAAATCTTGGTAAAACTGAGAGGTTCATTCTTCTTTGTAGACCAGATTTCAAAGCCCAGTTACTTCTTGAAAACATGTTCTTCATCACTGCACAATTTCAAAGTAGTGCAATATTGCCATGATGTGCTGAGGCATGAACACATAGCCTGTGTACAGTGCCATTCCAACAATGGAAACTAGCATGGAATCTGAACTACAGttgaggaaaaaagcttttgaaactGAAACCACCGAAGACATCACAAACGACAGCATTAAAACTTTAGTGGTTACTATCTTATAACATTATGTTTCTGAAACAGACGCAATCAACTGTATTCAGCAATTATAAGCCACAGAAGAACCTACTGAACACTGAAAATCCGAATGCCAGTAGAAGCAATCAGCTGAACTGCAAAGGATGCCTTGCAAGTTACCCACTGCCTTGTCAGTGACACAGGAGGACAGACGAGAGCATGGGAAGCGTGATGGAGAACAGAAAATGGGCACTGAGAAAACACACGTTTTCACATTCATCTTCTCAGACTGTTGAGCAAGTCTTGCAGAAGCCAGCCCCATTCagccaagcagaaaaaaatcaaccaccataaaaataaaaaagaaaacaaaactacaatAATATGAGCAGCTTTACTAAATAAGAGCAACACCATTCTTATTTGTGGACAACTGCCTTTTTAAGCAGACAGCATAAGATGCTTTCTAACTACTTCACTCACAATGCCTCAGAGCATCAGCACAGTTTTGAGTCAAGGTGTGTACTTAAATAAACACAGTCATTAGTACTTTACTATAGGAGATTGCCCTGCAAAATAAACTTCATGTGAAGCTATCTGCTAAAAATCTGCAGATAACCACTTTATTAGCTGAACTCATAACAGGGAGCTTTTGTAAAACTTATATAGAGAACTGAGACAATAGCTTATAAAGTACATGTACAGTTGGACTTTAGAGAACCTCTAGGGCTTTTGAAGCTTTACCTAAACAAATTTGGGCATCACAGGAGACAGGAAAgcccctcccccccaaaaaagaagGGGGGGGAACCAATGCCTTAGGTTttaggttttatattttttagaTTCTGCACTGCTTTTATatgtagttctgagcttcatatcaAGGGatggtaagctctcttcacagagtagctagacaaaacaattccttttctagcttgggaccaaggacaactgatccaaatttcaggcccaagagcataaacaatgtggactgaagagagaaaaacaaggatgggacttcataaaCTAAAGCTATAACTGGACAATTAATTCCAATATGCTAATGGAGCAAAACTTATAAAAGCGAGAGACCTCTCTTTTGAACGGTTGTCCCTTTTGTGGAtattttgggttcatcttgggtgtagccctggctgggctcttgtactgcccaaggtgtacccactgaggccttttaataaatatctaCTTTATTCTTTGACTCtatctagcctctgttctaggtcagcctcGACAAGGCATCAATATTACTACAAGATCATGGTTTCAGAAAGCTTAAGGTCTCACAAATTCAAAAGTACacaaaatgaatataaaaagCCGTTGATTTCATCCAACTACCTGCAGAGATTCAGTAAACTTAGCCCCAAACACTGTAAAACACACTGGAGATTAACAAGCATGATAAGGCCAGACAGCAGCACTCAGTTTCCACAGGTGAAACCCGAGGAGCTGTGCATGCTCTGCGCTCTGTGAGACCAAGTCTGCACAGCACAGGTGTAACAAGCGCTCCACGCCCGACTcgcccacagcacagcagagctatGAGGTGCACCTATTAGAGCTGCTTGGTGTATTTATAGTCCCAGAGGATTATACAGTGAGATACGAAAATGAAGGTCAGGTCATAAATCCACATTTCCGTATCAGTGCTCGCTTCTGATACTGGAGCACAGCCACGCACCACTAGTTCCCAAGGCCACTGTGCCCGCACTGCATCCATACAGCACCAGCAGACACGACCCACCTACAGCCAAAGCATCCAGCTTGGGGACAAAAAACAGTTTTGCTGATCTGACATCAGAAGTGATGCTTGTGCCACTCTTTACATATGTACGTTATGTGGAAATTACAATATGAACATTTTATGAAAGTAAACGTGCACACACTTTCATTTACTTAACTATTTCGCAAaaggtaaaaaggaaaaaaaagtactcAAGACTAATATAAttgcaaggaaaacaaaaattagatTTTCTCAGTGATACAGGCATGGCATAAAAGGAAGAAGGTACACATTAACATGGAATACAACATAAGAACCCCTACCTGCACAATTGTGCACAGTAAGTCTATAAAACTTACTACTTCTCTTTTCCAGTAATCGCCATTTCTACTGActagagacaggaaaaaaaaagactgatcACACCGCTGTAACTTGGGCAACCACTTTTACATAAGAAATGTGAGTTTCTTTACAAAACTAAGCAGAATCTCAGTAAAAGCAGCTTCTTGCTACTGCTTATACCCTTCTCTATGCTaatcttttaattaatttctctctctACCACTCAGCATTAACTGGAGATGGCTCACGGTCACTCATATTGAGACATCATTTTAAGTCAAGAtcaaaaaaatcagagaaaaatacCTGTGATGCCACAGCAATACTTAAGAAAATGTACAAAAGGACCAGGTAAAGGAGCAAACCTATAAACAGTCTTTATAGAGACGCCTTTATATGAGCATCTGTCAAGTTCTTCCACTCTAAAACAGCCAAGCAAACTTACCAGCTGGAGGATTAAATAGCCATGTAATAAAAGCCATGTGACAAAGCAGCATGAAAGCCTAGGTTAGCAAGGTTTTGCAGCGTGCACATTTACTTTCCTCTAGgcaaaatacaaaagaaatcattaaagACACTTATCCTTAACAGAAAGGTCGGGATTTCAGTGCAAAAGCCACAACTACCGTAAGTCCAAAGATATAAACTTATGCCGGAGAAGAAACTGACTAGGCTGCCCGACGCCCGGACACAGCATGCGAAACATGCTGGTTTATTCCCAGCAAGGTTTATTCCCAGTCCGGGCAGGATGTTAGTTTGTTAGGATGAGGAGCTGAGTCCCCGCTAGCAAGGAGAGGTCAAGCCTCGGTCCCAGGCGGAGGCTGCCGCTCCTCCGGCCGCCGCGGGCTCTGGCCGCGCTCGGCGCCTCAGGCCggctgcccccggcccggcccggctcggcccggccccgctcccctcccgGCCCAACTCTCCGCCGCCCCCAGCAAGCCCCGCCGGTGGCAGCGCTCTCAGCACGACCCCGGCCCTGGCGCTCCCCGAGCCCCGCGCAGGGCCGGCAGAGCCGCCACACCCGCCCAGCGGCCTCGGGGTAGCCTCGGAGCCGCCGCCGGACACAGCGCGACAGGgagcggggcagccccggccccacACTCACACCCGCCCCGCCAGGCCCGGCCGGCAGAAGGATACTGAAGACGGTGCgctcccagggctccagcaTGTAGAGCGCGGTGACCAGCAGGTACTGGTAGTACAGCCACGACATCTGCTTCCACGCCGAGCCCAGCGCCATGGCGCTCCCCCGCCCGCCAGCGGCCCCGCGCCGGGCCCAGGCCGAGCGGAGGCGGGGGCGGTGCAGCCGGGACCGccctcccccggccccgccccgggcccgggTGGCCGCGGCCAGCGGCAAGGAGGCGTCGCGGCCTGTGCCGCTGGTACGGGGCGCTCCCGGAGCGTGGGAGAACGGTGGGGATGCACATCCTTCCCCGTTCTCCCCACTGAACGCCGACATCGGGCCCGATCTGATTAAATTATACGGCCGACCCTGAAGCTGGTAACTTCCCGGCCCGAGTCACACCGAGGAGGTGGTGCTGCAACCTATTTTCTCTCATCCTGTTTAATCTGAATTGACGTTCTGGGAATCACGGAAAAGCCAAAGCCTGTGCTTGGTAGGGCCTAAGGAAGACATGTTAAAAATTATCTGCACGATTCTTCAACTTCGTTCAGTTGTCGGAGGGTAAAGCTCACCCAAAAACGTGGCTCAGATAAATGCGACCTTAAGATAGGCCAGCTTTGGCGAGGTTAATCCATatgaataagaaaaacaaagaggcGATGAATCAGCTGTTTACTGTCACTGTTCCTAACGTTGCGCTACCCTAAGGCACTCGCAGCCAGAAACCAGAGATTCCCAGAGACTGGTTTGGGACTATGTGATTAGGAAGGCCCTTGGCAGTTTATGCCGGCACTGTGGAAGGCACGGTTTGCGAACTCGCTGGAAGGGGATGTGCACAATCATCAGGCACCTTGAATGAGCAGAGCGTGTGTTGCAACTTCCAGGCCCTGCGTCCAGGCCAGTAGTCCAGACCACACATTCCAAGTGTGCACAGCATAGAGTAGAAACTGGAATTGACTCACTATACTTACTCTGCTTAGTAAATCAATTTACAATTATGTTACTGAGCGATGTGATTCTGTCCTTGTAGCCGTCCCACCCCTACCTTCACCTGTGCTATTTATACAATGAAAAATAAGGAAGTACAACCATAGGAGAATGCACATTTGAGTTACTCAGACAGCTGCAAAATACAACTACAGGACCAGGAGataactgaaaaagaaaagcagctggcaaagaaaactgaagagtGTACTATTTTGTGTGGCAGAATTTGAAATAGGATTTCTTTCACCCTGAAGACATTTAGACACACCTTATCTATGCAGATTTATTTGAACAAGAGGAGATTAATACCCTGACATAGCAGCCTATGGGAGCTGTTGCCATTATCCTAGTCGGCTGTTGCTTGTTGCAGTCTCTGCTGGAGGAGTCCTGTGTTGGTGTTGCTGGTTGAGTAAACAGTGGTAATCATGAGAGGAGCCTTTCTGTATAAACATGCCCAAAGTTCAAGGACAAGTTCAATAACTAAAGCATTATTCCCATTCAAAGCTGCAGGAAGGCTATCAACATGGAGCACAGGGGTCCAGTCCTCTCTGTTCCTGTGATTCCTAACAAGATGCTCTGCAATTCAAGTGGTAAGGCAagcaaaatgcagcagcaatTAAGGACCTGGGATGAGAGGAAAGGTATGCCTAGAGGCATGCCAGCTTTACAATCTCGTACACCTGCCCTAACCCACCAGGTAGGTGGGCCCTTGCACTTTTTTGGTATGGTGCATACTTATGAGAGTTTTTTTGCTAGTTAGCCCCTTATGGAAATAGACATTACTCCTCTGTACAGTTTCCCctccttcaccagctccattctACCCCTGCTTAGGGACTGTCATCATGTAATTGTTTTTCCTGATTCCACCTGCATCAACACTTGAGCTCTTGAACTACATTCTCACATGCTCATGTTTCCAGCAGGTCAATGCAAACATCCTTAACCCGACACTGCAGAGAGCCTTTCTGTTTCATCTGGAATGTAAAGAGAAGTAAATCAAGGCCAGCATGCTCCAGAGCACAGACCATATTCCCTGTTACATGTATTCCTCCACACTTCTACCAAGGAACAGTACTTCATATATTCAAAATTTCCTGTGTACACCTCTTGGCTCATGGCACACAGTAAGAATTTATCCCACTTCACATGATCCCACAGCTATCTGATACTGCAAGTCAGATACTTCACTCTTGAGTCTGAATGTAGGTAGTAGCAAAGATGAGACTGAAATCTTGTCTCACACATACCTCAAGCCTCAGAACCAGTAGAGCTCCATTTTGTTCCTAAGGTTGCATAGCAGAGGAAGGCACATCATAGTGACCAACCACATGTTCAGCAGCTGCATCAACAGTTCTCTACTTCATCAAGCAGAGGTTAAGTTTCTGCTGATttgaaaatactgtgtttttctTATGTAATCCTGACAGAAGAACCAGCAGGTTTATTTCTTCCTAATCTCATGTAACAGCATAGAATGAGTGTGTGTAGATCAGTAAAATACCACACCAGGGACTACAAAAGGTAACCAAAGAGTtacaagattttattataatCTAAGGCACAAAAGATGTTATTCAGGTTTCTACCTCctaaattcaaatatttctgaCAATTCCTTAAAGCACATGTAACTAGTTATTCCTAGTACTATTacgagaaaaaaaaaaaaaagatttattttcagaCAGACCCTTGTTCAGTTAAAAAATATCAGGCTATAAGAGATGTTACAAATAAAAAGTAAGAGTTTGCCTCTGGAACATGAGCATGTGAGCTATAAGAGATGTTACAAATCAAGAGTTTGCCTCTAGGGCACACACCTGAATGAAGATAGAGAAGGATCCAGAATTAACAATACAGTGGCTTCATAGACAAAAATACCAAGTACAGAAGCTCTTTGTGTTTCCATAAAGAAGCTGTAAATGTgctaaataaacagaaaaagcagagtaGTTCTATGGTAATAGATCTGACTataaatttcttcttaaaatgtATCATCAAAAGGGAAAACAACAATAAATCCAGTACTTTCTTCTACTATGTATAtgtaaatatacatatttatatgtaCAACATTTAGCTGTATTACTAGGCATGTTGATTTACCTGATCAGTGGAAGAACAGTCCATGCCAGCAAAATCAATGTAAGCTCATCTTCCAATCTGTATAAagaaaagtttcctttttttgagATCTTAATGAACGAAAAATCCAAATATCATGACAATTCCTTCTTTATCAGTGTCCTAGTTTTGGCTGGGACGGAGTTCATATTCTTGTCAGTAACTTGGATTTAGTCTGAGAATAATGTTCTCATGAACACCAGgatgttttggttgttgctaTGTTAACTTCTAGGGCCCAAACAACAGCCTGAGTTAACCTCTAGATGAACATTCCAGCCAAAAGTTATGTATATATTCACTCATTAATAACGTATTATTATATGTATTCAGTTATATGTATCCACTTATttgcaataaataaatcataCATATCTAGAAACCTGGGAATGCCTTACTAGGGATGTATAGGATAAGAGACAACTCCCTTGGTTCCTCTTGGAGTCCTGGTAAGGCTTTAGGGAAAAAGCCAATAGAAGAATGAAATTAGAAATTATGTCAGCTTGTTTATTTAACAGTATACAATCTGGGCTACTTTCACAGCAAAGTCAGGGAGCCTGGAGGCCTGCAAGGTGGACACACCACTGGAGTTCTGTTACTGGGCATGGTTCTCCAGTCCTTGGCTGTGACAGCTTCTCCCCACAGCTGATATTTTCAGGACTTGGACAATGGTCAAGTAACAGGGTAACTAGTGATGTATCTTAATCACTGTAGACATTCTTCCATAGTAACAATTAGGTGCATTGCTTATCTTATCCTTTTGTAATTCTTTGCTAAGGATTATGTGCATTGCATAGCCTGTCCTTTTATGATTCTTTGCAGTTTTGCATTATAGTAAATTACACTGTTCCTTAAATTGgtgtttgtgtctgtgtctCTGACCCTGCTCACTGGCAAAACACTAAGTGGCACTTAGGataagtcaaggacttttcagtgtctcatgctctgccagtgaggagcgCCGATAAAAAACTGGGAGGGAGCCTCGCCAGGACAAGTGACCAAAGTGGCCgaagggatattccatacccTAGAATATCATGCCCAGTATATAAACTGGGGGAGTTACCTGGAAGGCAGATGATCACtgttcaaggccaagctggCTCTGGGTCAGCAGGTGGCGAGCAGTTGTGTTGTTGTGGTGGATTGACCTGGCTGGATACCAGGTacccagcaaagctgctctatcTGTCCCCTCTGCAAATGGACAGAGGAAACACACACAAAGGTCCATGACTTAAGGATTGGGAGAGCTCACTCACCGAATACCATCATGGGCAAATCACACTGAAGTTGGGAGTATTaactgaatttattactaacaaaatcagagcaggataatgaggAGTACAATAAATCTTACTTTCCCCTAACTCACCCTGCTTCTTGGGCTCTACTTCGTCCCCTACCAGaagtgcagggagacagggaatgggggttatggtcagttcatcaaCCATTGTTCCTGCCACTGGTCCAGaagtccttcccctgctccagtgtgaggtacctcccacaggagacagtaCTCCACTAACTTCTCTAACATGAATCCATCCCACAGGCAACACTTCTTCCAAAACTGTTCCTTTGTGGGTCATTTTTCCAgagtgcagtccttcaggagcagcctgctccaaCATGGGCCTGCCACGGGGT includes the following:
- the SPTSSA gene encoding serine palmitoyltransferase small subunit A; the encoded protein is MALGSAWKQMSWLYYQYLLVTALYMLEPWERTVFNSMLVSIVGMALYTGYVFMPQHIMAILHYFEIVQ